The genome window GCAGCCTTCACCTTGATCCTCGCGGTTTCCTCGGTGAAGGGTGGGAACGGCGGTCTGGCTTCGTCTTGGCTGGTCATGATTCAAGCAATGCGATCTTTCCAAGTGATGATGCCTAAAGTCATGGAGCTATCGCCATGGCAAAGACAGCAGTTTTGAACATGTCAATTATGCTGGAAGAAGACACAAACACCGGACGATTCAACCAATCACAGACACGGGCTGCCGGGGGTTCGGCCTTTGTCAGCTGTCACCAGCGCCCTTGGCAAACACCGCGGGTTCTGCTCTGACGAAACGACGTCAGATGAGGCGCAAAAATTTTGATTTTCAACCTTTCAGTTCTAGTTGAGGAATTTCAATCTAGCTTGAGCATGATGAGTCTTTCAAACTTCGGATGGCTTGCGGAGTGAGCGCTACAGCAACAAGCAACGGCCGACGCCGACGCAACTTCTGCCTCATCACACAGAGCCGCGCTGACTGCAGTTGCGGTCTGTCGTTGTGTGAACCAGGTACCGCAGGATTGACTTTACTGAGTACAGGCAGCTGGTTCTTCAGACGATGAAAGTCAGGCAATTCCAGACAAGCACATGCTCGCCGACTTTGTACCATCTGCACGCCAATGACCACCAACATCCAGAAATGTCACGCCGCCCGGGTCTGGAGTACCCGGACCTCGCCATGATGACAAAAAGGCTCCCAGAGTCACAACGTCTTGGCACAGTAACTCCGAAGGACGTTGGTAGAAGGCCGACAGGCTGGATGCTCGGACGGCCGAGAGGGGCCCTTGTTCGCCTCCCCCCACCGGGGGAGAGAGGCCGGGGATCGGAGCCCAAACGGACGCGGCATAAATTCCCGGTCTTGCGTCATGTCACTCTGTGGGCCGAAAAGGTGCGCATTTCGCTGGTGTTATCAGAGTTCAAGGTACATGTCATCTATTCGTACCTCCCCCATACGGATATTCTGTCTGTTGTCACTTTGAATGCTGCTGTTATCTACCTTACTAAGTATCTTACCTTGTACCTTGAGCAAGGGGAAAAAAGATACTTTGCATCATGGCTTCCAAACGCGAAAGCGGGCAAACAAGAAAGACAACTCTCCAGAGTTCCGAGACAAATCAAACCGTCGAGTGCCTCTTGTTAGTGCAACGGTAGGTCCCCGTGGTCCGCACTTTTTTGCCCACTTGTATGCCCGTATTCGTCACAAAAAGACTACCTGTCGTGCCTGTGCCTGAGATGGTCGGCGGTGGTCCCAGGAAGGAGTGGCCGCCCCGCGGCTAAGGAGCGTAGTATCCGTATCTCAAATACAAATCATCACGAGCTCCACTTCCCTGGAAGCTCGCAGAATTGCGCCTGGGACCCTGACTCGGCGATCCCTCGATATCCCGCCCACCTACGGAGTACTAATTCGCCCTACCTTCCTTTCCTTTATCTGATCTTGTTTTCCCTTTCCTTCCATTCTTCAACCAAACACTCTACTACCAATCCACTCTCACATCTCCAACGCACTTCTCTCTTCACCAATTTCCTCAACCAACCCACACCAAATCATCAAAATGTCTGGTCTCAAGGTCGGCGAGCAGTTCCCCGAGGGCGTTGCCTTCCAGTACATCCCCCACCAGGAGGAGACTGCCGACTTCAAGGTCTGCGGTATCCCCATCAAGTACGACACCGCCAAGGGTAAGTCTCTCTCTATCAATCGAAGCATCACAAGATCCTCTTGGCTAACTGCTCCCGTCTCCCAACAGAGTTCAAGGACAAGAAGGTCGTCATCGTCTCCATCCCCGGTGCCTTCACTCCCACCTGCTCCGCCTCCCACCTGCCCGGCTACATTGAGCACAAGGACGAGCTCAAGGCCAAGGGCGTCGACCAGGTCATCTTCCTCGCCTACAACGACCCCTTTGTCATGTCCGGCTGGGGCAAGGCCAACAACATCAAGGACGACTTCATTGTGAGTTTTGCCCGTTTCTGTCTTGCTGTTTCTGTTgcatctttttttctttctctttttcgACTTGCTTTCTTCAGCTAGCTCTAGCTGTGCTGTGCTGTTGCGTTGTGTTGTTTTACCCCTCCCCCTCTTTCCGTGGAGCTCACCCCTTCACCGACTCCGATAAACGCCGCCCCACCCCCCACTCTGCTCCTCCACAAGGGGGTGGGAAAAGAGTCTCAACATGATACCACGATACGCTCAAGTCGCCTCACCCGCGAAGTTGCATTCGTGTCTTCTCTCATCTTTCATCGCGCGATATCCCGGCCACCGTCACAAGCGTTGATGAACTAACCCGGCTTTCCCAGGTCTTCGCCTCCGACGCCAACGCCGCCTTCTCCACCTCCATCGGCTGGAACCACGGCGAGCGCACCGCCCGCTACGCCATCGTCATCGACCACGGCAAGGTCGTCTACGCCGAGAAGGAGACTGAGCTCCAGGGTCTCGAGGTCTCTGGCGCCGAGCCCGTTCTCAAGGCTCTGTAAAGAGTTGGTACCTTGTGCCACTTGAAGATTTAATGATTTTTGCGTTGGGCgggttccttttttttacatGATGAGAAATGCCCAAGACATGGTCTCTTTTATAGACGAAAGAGGGGAAAGAAAGGGAAACCTTTTTTCCGACGCGCGTTTAGAACAAAAGCTCATATTAGAATTTTTGAACTTTCGTTAGACGAAGATTGGGGCGGTTTTCGGATCACGAAACCACTTTCTTCCGCTTATAGAATAGAGACAAAAACTGAATGGTTCATGAGACCTGTCCATGTTTCTGCCTAGCCTGAAATACTTGATCCGATGACTGGAACGTGAGCTGTTAGATGCTTCGGTAGAGCTAGTAGAGCAGACGGACTTCGTCTCGGTAGCGGGGCTCGGAGATGCGATATTGCCGCGAAGAGAGACGGACGAGGGGAAGGAACCACAGGAGGAGGGGATGGTTGTCTTTCCCCCGACGCAGGTCATGGTGTTGTCGGATACTTGCACCGGGTAAGCTCTATTACGCAGGTGTATGTTACATGTGCGGCTCGTTTCCATAGTAGGCATGATGCGGATAAACTTGGGGTATCTTGACCCCAAAAGATGATGGATGTCCAGAGGTGTGTGTTTGATATGTTCGTGGAGAGAAAGGCTAGAGTATGATGTTTACTTGGAGTTTACCCAGCGGGCTTGATGTACTCGAGTGAGGACGAGGGTATGGATGTCTGTCGATGGCCGTCTTTTACAATAAGGGTTCTGGTGATGGCACGACAAATTCTGAAAATACCCTCCCCCACATGTCCACTGTAAGATGGGAGAAGAGATTTTGAGCTTTGTCAACGTTGATCGTGTGGAGTAAGCTTCAGTCCTCATTCCGAGCGCGGGAAGTCGGGGGATCAAAGGAGTTCTACGGTCCCTCTACTTCCGTTGAGGGGAATACATGATGTGGCAGCCACTACGAAGCGCATTTTGTTTGATGCTTCTCCGGCTCGTAGCTTCGCTCCGGGAACAACGCAGGAAAGGGAACGGGAAGGGTTGAGCTCGTAGATGAGTCCCGGGATCTATTGCAGTACATCCGCCTCTCAAGATCTCGGCGACTGTCTCCCTCGCATGTCAACCTCCAAGAATCACGTCACCATTCAAATGATACAAAACACAAAAAGACTAGTCACCAAAGTACGGGATTCGAGGATCAAAAATGTTGGTAAGAATCCCCCGT of Colletotrichum lupini chromosome 8, complete sequence contains these proteins:
- a CDS encoding redoxin, translating into MSGLKVGEQFPEGVAFQYIPHQEETADFKVCGIPIKYDTAKEFKDKKVVIVSIPGAFTPTCSASHLPGYIEHKDELKAKGVDQVIFLAYNDPFVMSGWGKANNIKDDFIVFASDANAAFSTSIGWNHGERTARYAIVIDHGKVVYAEKETELQGLEVSGAEPVLKAL